Proteins encoded in a region of the Podarcis muralis chromosome 2, rPodMur119.hap1.1, whole genome shotgun sequence genome:
- the TRIM16 gene encoding tripartite motif-containing protein 16, whose product MADSESSCPKELPQELIPEDSIHVANGSQMCEEEPESVGLKNEADPLSSDPERGHTPSNGVGLGENVTENGPKEEPPGKIGEGDAVEGEEVLCDFCLAEKVLAVKSCLTCMVNYCQDHLKPHLENAKLQTHKLMDPMKDIDMQSCEVHKRHLGWFCHTDLACVCEECLADGHQGHKAVTCGVARKEKEYELIQLQAGYDWKLKSAENAIEKLQRNSESIVSSVSEVKTLVEEKFEELLQAVKKTQSVVLAFLEEKERGAVNHANGIKIHLENKRVVMEECKSRLEKMATHTNDIIFLKEYCEFKKSEGDDTLPSVYIGLKDKLSGIRRVVTESTEHILQLLQTSYKDKLQEFAKDEDAGIKTMVSAMIPFKHRITAPEPKSRNDFLKYICPLTFDPVTAHRYLRLLEDNHKVTNTTPWEHPYPDHPERFQHWRQVLSGKSLYISRYYFEVEIFGAGVYIGMTNKSIDRKGSESNSCISGNDFSWCVKWNGKEFSAWHSDVETPLKVQGFSRIGVYLDYPRGTLSFYGIASDVMTLLHKFECKFTEPLYPAFWLSKKENSVQIVKLWDEAEATLAPLPAHLGEAASSSTALTPESQAEASTKTSESGHSH is encoded by the exons ATGGCTGACTCTGAATCCAGCTGTCCCAAAGAACTGCCTCAAGAACTGATACCTGAAGACTCCATCCATGTGGCAAATGGATCACAGATGTGCGAGGAAGAGCCTGAGAGCGTAGGGTTGAAAAATGAAGCAGACCCTCTGTCATCGGATCCAGAAAGAGGACACACTCCCAGCAATGGAGTAGGCCTGGGAGAAAATGTGACTGAAAATGGACCTAAAGAGGAGCCACCAGGCAAGATTGGGGAAGGGGATGCGGTAGAGGGAGAAGAGGTCCTCTGTGACTTCTGCTTGGCTGAGAAGGTGCTGGCGGTGAAGTCCTGCTTGACCTGCATGGTGAACTATTGCCAGGATCACTTGAAGCCTCACTTGGAGAATGCCAAACTCCAGACCCATAAGCTTATGGATCCAATGAAGGATATTGACATGCAGAGCTGTGAAGTCCACAAGAGGCACCTCGGTTGGTTCTGCCATACTGACCTTGCGTGTGTCTGTGAGGAGTGCCTTGCAGATGGACACCAGGGACATAAGGCTGTCACCTGTGGGGTAGCCAGGAAAGAAAAGGAG TACGAACTTATTCAGCTCCAAGCAGGCTATGACTGGAAACTGAAGTCAGCAGAAAATGCAATTGAAAAGCTGCAGAGAAATTCAGAGTCTATAGTG AGTTCTGTATCTGAAGTCAAAACCTTGGTGGAAGAGAAGTTTGAGGAGCTGCTCCAAGCAGTGAAGAAGACTCAGTCTGTTGTGCTAGCGTTCCTAGAGGAGAAGGAGCGTGGTGCCGTTAATCATGCTAATGGGATAAAGATCCACCTTGAGAACAAGCGGGTGGTGATGGAGGAATGCAAGAGCAGGCTGGAGAAGATGGCCACACACACGAATGACATCATCTTTCTGAAG GAGTACTGTGAATTCAAGAAGAGCGAAGGAGACGACACGTTGCCCAGTGTCTACATTGGCCTAAAAGACAAATTGTCAGGGATCCGAAGGGTTGTCACAGAGTCCACGGAACATATTTTACAACTTTTACAAACTTCCTACAAGGACAAGTTGCAGGAGTTTGCTAAAGATG aggaCGCTGGCATCAAAACAATGGTGTCCGCCATGATCCCATTCAAGCACCGCATAACGGCCCCAGAACCGAAAAGCAGGAATGACTTCTTGAAAT ATATTTGCCCATTGACGTTTGACCCGGTTACTGCTCATCGCTATTTGAGGCTCTTGGAAGACAACCACAAAGTCACCAACACCACGCCATGGGAGCACCCGTACCCGGATCACCCAGAGAGATTTCAGCACTGGCGCCAGGTGCTGTCGGGCAAAAGCTTATACATCAGCCGCTACTACTTTGAGGTCGAGATATTTGGGGCTGGCGTTTACATTGGCATGACGAACAAGAGCATTGACCGGAAGGGTTCCGAAAGCAACAGCTGCATCTCGGGGAATGACTTCTCCTGGTGTGTTAAGTGGAATGGGAAGGAGTTCTCCGCTTGGCATAGTGATGTGGAGACACCATTGAAAGTCCAGGGATTTAGCAGGATAGGAGTTTACCTGGATTACCCCAGGGGCACCCTCTCCTTTTACGGCATTGCTTCGGATGTCATGACTCTTTTGCATAAGTTCGAGTGCAAGTTTACTGAACCTCTCTACCCAGCCTTCTGGCTATCCAAGAAGGAGAACAGTGTGCAGATTGTCAAGTTGTGGGATGAGGCTGAGGCCACCCTGgcacctcttcctgctcacttggGAGAAGCAGCTTCTTCCAGTACAGCCTTGACACCTGAGAGCCAAGCAGAGGCAAGTACAAAGACATCAGAGTCGGGACACAGCCATTGA